CTCGACGTAGATCTTGTCGCCCTTCTTGACGTACTTCTCGACGATGTCGGCGAGCTGTGACGCCTTCGAATTCCACACCACGCACCTGTGCCACTCCGTTTTCTCCTGCTTCGATCCGCCGGCGTCGTTCCACGTCCGGCTTGTCGCAAGGGAGAAGGTTGCAACGCGATTTCCACCCGCGGTGGACCTGACCTCGGGATCGTTCCCGAGATTTCCCATCAGCATGACCTTGTTCAGGCTACGGCTCACGTAATCCTCCTGGCGAGAGGGGCCTCAGTCTCGCCGCGTACAGTGTCATCCAACCCATTGGAACGCCCAACCGAATTCACGCACCTCGAACAGTTTCTTGGCGAGACTGCTCAAGCTCCTCTACCACAACTACTTCCGCTTTACAGCTGAGAATGTGGATTAACAGCGGCCGGCTCCGTTCTGCGCAGGATCACGGCGTCTTCCACCGGCTGACGATAGTAGCGACGGCGACGTCCGACCTCGGCGAATCCACGTGACTCATACAATTGCCTCGCCCTCAGATTGGAGCTTCGAACCTCGAGAAACACCTCGTCGGTCCTCTGGCGTCTGGCTTCCTCGAGCGCGGCATCGAGCAGCGCCGACCCGACGCCATGTCCACGGGCTTCAGGATCGACCGCGAGGTTCGCGATCTCACCCTCGCCGCCAGCGAACCACGCGACAACATAACCGAGCACTCGTGTTGCGGCAGCGCTGTCCGACACATCACGCCGCGCGCACGCGAAGTACATCCGCGAGTGACTCAGAACGTCGTAGAAAGCCCGCTCCGACCAAGGATCGGAAAATGACCGGCGTTCGATATCCGCAATTGTCGCGATATCGTCATCGTGGACCAGACCCACGCGCGCCATCATGAGGGTGTCCCGTCCACTGGCAGCGGTTGGCCATGGGCCGCCTCCCATCGCATTTGCGCTTCCGCCTTACGCCCGTAGCCAGGCTCCCAATTGGCCAGGTCGATGGGCCCGCTTGCAGCGATAATCGATTCGAGAGCCATCGCGCCGCGAGCGTGAGGCGCGCGCTCGATCTTCTGCCCGCGTCCCATCGTTGTGGCGCCAAGGTTTCTCGCCACGTTCACGACATCCTGCTGGCTTATTAGACGCTCCGACATGAGGACTCCAATCGCTCCGCTCGCCTCGACCGAGTAGCCGGCAACGTACGCTTCACCTCGCAGCGCGTCGAGGACAGCGAGATATCGCCCCGGTCGCGGCTCGCCGTCACCGGCGGCAAGAAGTGCCAGCGAAGAGACCGCGTAGAGCGGACAACCGATGCCCATCGCGATTCCCTTGGCGATGGACGCGGCGATCCGAAGGCTCGTGAAGCTTCCTGGACCAGCGCCGCACAGGACTCGAGACAGATCGCGCGCCATGACGCCCGCGCGCGAAATGGTCGCCGCGACCGCGGGCATCAGCGCCTCCGATTCGCGTCCTCGCATCGCCGCCTCGGCCTCGGCGAGGACGTGTCCGTCGCGCAAGACAGCCGTGGTTCCGACGTACGTCGAGGCGTCGACGACGAGCGTGATCACCCGTGATCTCCGAACTTTTGCTCGCCGACATGACCACCGGCATACAGAAGACGCCGCGTCGGGTCCTCGGGAAGGTGCTGCAGGTGGATCGGCACGTGGTCGCTCGGAAGCAGATCACCCGCGCGCTCCGCCCACTCGATGAGGATCAGCGCATCCGACGCGAGAATCTCGTCCCAGCCGAGGTTCGGAAGCTCGTCCGGTCCGCGCAACCGATACAGGTCGAGATGAAACACGGGTGAGCGCGAACCCGAGAACTCGTGAACGAGTGTGAACGTCGGGCTGGTTATTTCGTTAGGCACGCCGTATCCGCGACAGATGGCGCGCGCGAGGGTTGTCTTTCCCGAACCGAGATCGCCGCTGAGCGCGACCACCAGCGGAGGGCGCACGGCGCGCCCAAAGCGCTCTCCCCATTCGACGAGCTCGGACTCGGTGAGGGCGAGGTGTCCTCGCGCCGCGAGCGGCGGCACCGGCTGCCGATGGCCGTCCATGTGAGCGACGCGACGTCAGCGGCCGGCGCGGGAGCCGCCACCCGCGGTTTGCGCGGTCTTCTCCGACGATGCCCCCCGGGCACGCACCTCGAAAAGCTGGTCACGCAACTGCGCGGCGAGCTCGAAATCCATGGCCGCCGCCGCTTCGCGCATCTGCTGCTCGAGCATCTTCTCGAGCGACTCGGTATCCATCACCGGATAGCCGCGTGCCGGTTCGGCGACGCGTCGATCCTGGCGCTCCGTCATTCGCGCATCGGCAACACGTGTACTGAAGCGAACCTGATCGACGCTCTTCGTGACCGTAGTGGGGGTGATGCCATGCTCTCGGTTGTGCTCGACCTGCAGCTCGCGACGGCGACCGGTCTCCTCGATGCAACGCTGCATCGAGCCCGTCATACGATCCGCGTAGAAGATCGCGCGACCATGGACGTTTCGAGCCGCCCGGCCGACGGTCTGGATCAACGACCGGTCGCTCCGGAGAAATCCTTCCTGGTCGGCGTCGAGAATCGCGACCAGCGAGACCTCGGGCAGGTCGAGTCCTTCGCGGAGGAGATTGATCCCGACCAGCACATCGAACTCGCCGAGTCGCAGACCACGCACGATCTCCATCCGCTCTATCGCGTCGATGTCGGAGTGCATGTAGCGCACTCTCACGCCGACCTGCTGGAGATAGTCGGAGAGGTCTTCCGACATCCGCTTCGTCAGCGTCGTGACGAGCACGCGCTCGCCCCGGCGCTCGCGGATACGAATCTCGTTGAGCAAATCATCAACCTGTCCGCGGACAGGTCTGATCTCGATCTCCGGATCGACGAGTCCGGTGGGCCGAATGATCTGCTCGACGACCACGCCCTCGGATAATTGGAGCTCCAGCTCCGCCGGCGTGGCCGACACAAAAACGGCGCGCGGCGTGAGCGAGAGGAATTCGTCGAACATCAGCGGCCGGTTGTCGAGCGCACTCGGCAAACGGAAGCCGTACTCGACGAGTGTAAGCTTTCGGGCGCGATCGCCGTTGAACATCCCGGCAATCTGCGGCAGCGTGACGTGCGACTCGTCGACGACAACGAAAAAGTCCTCGGGGAAGTAGTCGAAGAGACATGCGGGCCGCTCACCTGCGGCTCGTCCCGAGAGATGCCGTGAGTAGTTCTCGATGCCCGCGCACGTGCCGATCTCGAGCATCATCTCGACGTCGAAGTTCGTGCGCGACTCGAGTCGCTGGGCCTCGAGCAATTTCCCCTGCTCGCGCAGCAATGTCAGGCGCTCCTGAAGTTCGTCACGAATGAGCTTGACTGCTCGCTCGAGCGTAGGCCGCTGCGTGACGAAATGCTTCGCCGGATAGATCGCCGCGCGGTCGAGCGTGGCAATCGTCTCGCCGGTGAGGACGTTGATCTTGGAAATGCGTTCGACTTCGTCGCCCCACATCTCGACGCGAACGCCCTGCTCTTCGTACGCCGGAAAGATCTCCACGGTGTCGCCGCGAACGCGGAACGTGCCGCGCTCGAACGCCACGTCGTTACGACTGTACTGAAT
The genomic region above belongs to Gemmatimonadaceae bacterium and contains:
- a CDS encoding single-stranded DNA-binding protein codes for the protein MSRSLNKVMLMGNLGNDPEVRSTAGGNRVATFSLATSRTWNDAGGSKQEKTEWHRCVVWNSKASQLADIVEKYVKKGDKIYVEGRIEYRQWQDKEGQTRYSTEINVRELIMLGAPRGGSADTDGEGASQRPSRAAATQKAKAAAGGDDFEDFPGALEDEDDDLPF
- the rimI gene encoding ribosomal protein S18-alanine N-acetyltransferase, translating into MMARVGLVHDDDIATIADIERRSFSDPWSERAFYDVLSHSRMYFACARRDVSDSAAATRVLGYVVAWFAGGEGEIANLAVDPEARGHGVGSALLDAALEEARRQRTDEVFLEVRSSNLRARQLYESRGFAEVGRRRRYYRQPVEDAVILRRTEPAAVNPHSQL
- the tsaB gene encoding tRNA (adenosine(37)-N6)-threonylcarbamoyltransferase complex dimerization subunit type 1 TsaB; this translates as MITLVVDASTYVGTTAVLRDGHVLAEAEAAMRGRESEALMPAVAATISRAGVMARDLSRVLCGAGPGSFTSLRIAASIAKGIAMGIGCPLYAVSSLALLAAGDGEPRPGRYLAVLDALRGEAYVAGYSVEASGAIGVLMSERLISQQDVVNVARNLGATTMGRGQKIERAPHARGAMALESIIAASGPIDLANWEPGYGRKAEAQMRWEAAHGQPLPVDGTPS
- the tsaE gene encoding tRNA (adenosine(37)-N6)-threonylcarbamoyltransferase complex ATPase subunit type 1 TsaE; this translates as MDGHRQPVPPLAARGHLALTESELVEWGERFGRAVRPPLVVALSGDLGSGKTTLARAICRGYGVPNEITSPTFTLVHEFSGSRSPVFHLDLYRLRGPDELPNLGWDEILASDALILIEWAERAGDLLPSDHVPIHLQHLPEDPTRRLLYAGGHVGEQKFGDHG
- the uvrB gene encoding excinuclease ABC subunit UvrB, whose product is MPRAAFDLQAPFKPAGDQPRAIAELSRGLERGDRFQTLLGVTGSGKTMTMANVIKEHGKPTLVLSHNKTLAAQLYGELKSFLPHNAVEYFISYYDYYQPEAYVPSTDTYIEKDASINEDIDRLRLRATSSLMERDDVVIVATVSAIYGLGDPVQYKEQMVTLTKGEKIARDQILRSLVKIQYSRNDVAFERGTFRVRGDTVEIFPAYEEQGVRVEMWGDEVERISKINVLTGETIATLDRAAIYPAKHFVTQRPTLERAVKLIRDELQERLTLLREQGKLLEAQRLESRTNFDVEMMLEIGTCAGIENYSRHLSGRAAGERPACLFDYFPEDFFVVVDESHVTLPQIAGMFNGDRARKLTLVEYGFRLPSALDNRPLMFDEFLSLTPRAVFVSATPAELELQLSEGVVVEQIIRPTGLVDPEIEIRPVRGQVDDLLNEIRIRERRGERVLVTTLTKRMSEDLSDYLQQVGVRVRYMHSDIDAIERMEIVRGLRLGEFDVLVGINLLREGLDLPEVSLVAILDADQEGFLRSDRSLIQTVGRAARNVHGRAIFYADRMTGSMQRCIEETGRRRELQVEHNREHGITPTTVTKSVDQVRFSTRVADARMTERQDRRVAEPARGYPVMDTESLEKMLEQQMREAAAAMDFELAAQLRDQLFEVRARGASSEKTAQTAGGGSRAGR